A single genomic interval of Planctomycetaceae bacterium harbors:
- a CDS encoding DNA adenine methylase, giving the protein MAADMKIKSLAPWFGGKRTLAPRICAELGKHTQYFEPFAGSLAIILAKAPSQKETVNDLHGDMINLARVVADRLAAEDLYDRLQRVVFSEGLIREAQWTLKDTPVPEGGCGPNAVERSYWYFLACWMGRNGTSGTARVDYQIAVRWTKNGGSPTVRFRNAADSLPAWHRRLQNVVILRRDAFEILPRFEDVPQTAIYADPPYTDESRGDKPGQTRCPDHRYQHEFRHASTLLDVSDHQRLHDVLATFREARVVVSYYDCPRVRALYEGWTFVDCMMNKNLHAQNGRGARAKVAPEVLIINGPSYTSTASSWRGPETAVPVEEGADDRP; this is encoded by the coding sequence ATGGCCGCTGACATGAAAATCAAGTCGCTGGCCCCGTGGTTCGGCGGCAAGCGCACGCTGGCGCCGCGGATCTGCGCCGAACTGGGCAAGCACACGCAGTACTTCGAGCCGTTCGCGGGATCTCTGGCGATCATTCTGGCCAAGGCACCTTCGCAGAAAGAGACGGTCAACGACCTCCACGGCGACATGATCAACCTGGCCCGCGTCGTCGCCGATCGCCTGGCCGCTGAAGATCTGTACGACCGGCTGCAGCGCGTGGTCTTTTCCGAAGGCCTGATCCGTGAGGCGCAGTGGACGCTCAAGGACACACCGGTGCCAGAGGGCGGCTGCGGGCCTAACGCCGTCGAGAGGTCTTACTGGTACTTCCTGGCCTGCTGGATGGGCCGCAACGGAACGTCCGGCACCGCGCGCGTGGATTATCAGATCGCCGTGCGCTGGACCAAGAACGGCGGTTCGCCCACTGTGCGGTTTCGCAACGCAGCCGACAGCCTGCCGGCCTGGCATCGCCGCCTGCAGAACGTCGTCATCCTGCGGCGGGACGCCTTCGAGATCCTGCCGCGATTCGAGGACGTGCCTCAGACCGCCATCTACGCCGACCCGCCCTACACCGACGAAAGCCGCGGGGACAAGCCCGGCCAGACGCGCTGCCCGGACCATCGCTACCAGCACGAGTTCCGACATGCCTCGACGCTGCTGGACGTCAGCGACCACCAGAGGCTCCATGACGTCCTGGCGACCTTCAGAGAGGCCCGAGTCGTCGTCAGCTACTACGACTGCCCTCGCGTTCGGGCGCTCTATGAGGGCTGGACGTTCGTCGACTGCATGATGAATAAGAACCTTCACGCCCAGAACGGCCGAGGAGCCCGCGCGAAAGTCGCCCCCGAGGTCCTGATCATCAACGGGCCGTCGTACACAAGCACGGCAAGCTCTTGGCGTGGGCCGGAGACAGCAGTTCCAGTTGAAGAGGGGGCCGATGATCGTCCTTAA
- a CDS encoding XF1762 family protein, translating into MIVLKPISFRQACAFIVEHHRHHKPPQGCKFCISAVVGDQIVAVAVVGRPVARRLDDGVTAEVTRLCTDGTRHAASKLYSACWRAARAMGYQRMITYILGCETGTSLRAAGWKLVGTAGGGTWSRPSRPRCDNAPTAAKSRFEVTEGCDGH; encoded by the coding sequence ATGATCGTCCTTAAGCCCATCTCGTTTCGACAAGCCTGCGCCTTCATCGTCGAACATCACAGGCACCACAAGCCGCCTCAGGGCTGCAAATTCTGCATCAGTGCAGTCGTGGGTGATCAGATCGTCGCTGTGGCTGTGGTGGGCCGCCCAGTGGCTCGGAGGCTCGACGATGGGGTGACCGCTGAAGTAACGCGGTTGTGCACCGACGGCACGCGCCACGCAGCCAGCAAGCTCTACAGCGCATGCTGGCGCGCCGCAAGGGCCATGGGCTATCAGCGGATGATCACGTACATCCTTGGTTGCGAAACCGGTACAAGTTTGCGCGCGGCGGGATGGAAGCTGGTGGGTACTGCTGGCGGCGGGACATGGAGCCGCCCCAGCCGCCCCCGTTGCGACAATGCCCCCACGGCTGCCAAGTCTCGTTTTGAGGTTACGGAGGGCTGCGATGGCCACTAA